One window from the genome of Streptomyces cadmiisoli encodes:
- a CDS encoding TIGR03842 family LLM class F420-dependent oxidoreductase: MDFGLVLQTDPPASRVVSLMKRAERNGFTHGWTFDSAVLWQEPFVIYSQILANTSRLTVGPMVTNPGTRTWEVTASTFATLNDMYGNRTICGIGRGDSAMRVAGRKPNTLARISEAMKVIRALGNGQEADLGGTVIRFPWIKDDARLPVWMAAYGPKALKMTGEEADGFILQLADLYLTEYMVKAVKDAAAAAGRDPSEVRICVAAPAYVTEDDSPEALAHAREQCRWFGGMVGNHVADLVAKYGEHSAAVPDELTDYIKSREGYDYSHHGRSGNPDTRFVPDEIVDRFCLVGPVEKHIEKLNALRELGVDQFAVYDMHDAQEAVIDAYGAQVIPAVNA; this comes from the coding sequence ATGGACTTCGGACTCGTACTCCAGACCGACCCGCCGGCCTCGCGAGTGGTCTCCCTGATGAAGCGGGCCGAACGCAACGGCTTCACACACGGCTGGACCTTCGACTCCGCCGTGCTGTGGCAGGAACCGTTCGTCATCTACAGCCAGATCCTCGCCAACACCAGCAGGCTGACGGTCGGGCCCATGGTCACCAATCCGGGCACCCGCACCTGGGAGGTCACCGCCTCCACCTTCGCCACCCTCAACGACATGTACGGCAACCGCACGATCTGCGGCATCGGCCGCGGCGACTCCGCGATGCGCGTGGCCGGCCGCAAGCCGAACACGCTGGCCCGGATCAGCGAGGCCATGAAGGTGATCCGGGCGCTGGGCAACGGTCAGGAGGCCGATCTCGGCGGCACGGTGATCCGGTTCCCCTGGATCAAGGACGACGCCCGGCTTCCGGTCTGGATGGCGGCGTACGGCCCCAAGGCCCTGAAGATGACCGGTGAGGAGGCCGACGGGTTCATCCTCCAGCTCGCCGACCTCTATCTCACCGAGTACATGGTCAAGGCAGTCAAGGACGCGGCCGCAGCCGCCGGACGCGACCCCTCCGAGGTGCGGATCTGCGTGGCCGCGCCCGCCTACGTCACCGAGGACGACTCGCCCGAGGCGCTCGCCCACGCACGCGAGCAGTGCCGCTGGTTCGGCGGGATGGTCGGCAACCATGTCGCCGACCTGGTCGCCAAGTACGGCGAGCACTCCGCCGCCGTACCGGACGAACTCACCGACTACATCAAGTCCAGGGAGGGCTACGACTACTCCCACCACGGGCGCAGCGGCAACCCCGACACCCGGTTCGTGCCCGACGAGATCGTCGACCGGTTCTGCCTCGTCGGGCCGGTCGAGAAGCACATCGAGAAGCTGAACGCCCTGCGCGAACTGGGCGTCGACCAGTTCGCCGTCTACGACATGCACGACGCGCAGGAAGCGGTGATCGACGCGTACGGCGCGCAGGTCATCCCCGCGGTCAACGCCTGA
- a CDS encoding nitrilase-related carbon-nitrogen hydrolase, which translates to MSRVIRAAVFQTAWTGDKESMIRVHEQAVRDAAAQGAQVLCFQELFYGPYFCQVQDPAFYAYAERIPDGPIVRRFQALARELGIVLVLPMYEEEQPGVLYNTAAVIDADGSYLGKYRKTHIPQVKGFWEKFYFRPGNSGWPVFDTAVGKIGVYICYDRHFPEGWRALGLAGAEIVFNPSATSRGLSAYLWQLEQPASAVANEYFVGAINRVGVEEYGDNDFYGTSYFVDPAAQFVGEPASDKETELVVRDLDMATLREVRDRWQFYRDRAPGAYSPLTAP; encoded by the coding sequence ATGAGCCGAGTGATCCGCGCCGCCGTCTTCCAGACCGCCTGGACCGGCGACAAGGAGTCGATGATCCGGGTGCACGAGCAGGCCGTGCGCGACGCCGCCGCGCAGGGCGCCCAAGTCCTGTGCTTCCAGGAGCTGTTCTACGGCCCGTACTTCTGCCAGGTCCAGGACCCCGCGTTCTACGCGTACGCCGAGCGGATCCCGGACGGGCCGATCGTCCGGCGCTTCCAGGCGCTCGCCCGCGAGCTGGGCATCGTGCTCGTACTGCCGATGTACGAGGAGGAACAGCCCGGAGTCCTCTACAACACCGCCGCGGTGATCGACGCGGACGGCTCCTACCTCGGCAAGTACCGCAAGACCCACATCCCGCAGGTGAAGGGCTTCTGGGAGAAGTTCTACTTCCGCCCCGGCAACAGCGGCTGGCCCGTCTTCGACACCGCCGTCGGGAAGATCGGCGTGTACATCTGCTACGACCGGCACTTCCCCGAGGGCTGGCGGGCGCTGGGCCTGGCCGGGGCCGAGATCGTCTTCAACCCGTCCGCCACCTCGCGCGGCCTGTCCGCCTACCTGTGGCAGCTGGAGCAGCCGGCGTCGGCCGTCGCCAACGAGTACTTCGTGGGCGCGATCAACCGGGTCGGGGTCGAGGAGTACGGGGACAACGACTTCTACGGGACCTCGTACTTCGTGGACCCGGCGGCGCAGTTCGTCGGCGAGCCGGCGAGCGACAAGGAGACCGAACTCGTGGTCCGGGACCTCGACATGGCGACACTGCGCGAGGTCCGCGACCGCTGGCAGTTCTACCGCGACCGGGCGCCGGGCGCGTACTCGCCGCTGACCGCGCCCTGA
- a CDS encoding SRPBCC family protein → MNTVEEKIEVAVPVRTAYNQWTQFKSFPRFMSVVQRVDQVRPAVTVWVIGLGPVRREFQTEIVEQKPDTCLIWRSLERRPSHRGEVWFRPSAAGGTEVTVRIQVEPRRARTPLTGASRAAGRVVRHELGHFKQFIEGLGEEGGGWRGTIRNGRVLPAEPAPPRSRVASWPVG, encoded by the coding sequence ATGAACACCGTTGAGGAAAAGATCGAGGTCGCGGTCCCGGTGCGCACCGCGTACAACCAGTGGACCCAGTTCAAGAGCTTTCCGCGGTTCATGTCGGTGGTGCAGAGGGTCGACCAGGTCAGGCCCGCCGTCACCGTCTGGGTCATCGGCCTCGGACCTGTGCGCCGCGAGTTCCAGACGGAGATCGTGGAGCAGAAACCGGACACCTGTCTGATCTGGCGGAGCCTGGAGCGCCGCCCGAGCCATCGGGGCGAGGTGTGGTTCCGGCCGTCCGCCGCGGGCGGCACGGAGGTCACGGTGCGGATCCAGGTCGAGCCCCGCCGCGCGAGGACCCCCCTGACCGGGGCCTCCCGGGCGGCCGGCCGCGTCGTGCGCCATGAGCTCGGGCACTTCAAGCAGTTCATCGAGGGGCTGGGGGAAGAGGGCGGGGGCTGGCGGGGGACCATCCGCAACGGGCGCGTCCTGCCGGCGGAACCCGCACCCCCGAGGAGCCGGGTGGCCAGCTGGCCCGTCGGCTGA
- a CDS encoding NCS1 family nucleobase:cation symporter-1 — MTDTVPTGSPAAQTADADGRIEIAPEAYPADSPFANEDLRPVPVAERKWTTYNFAALWISMAHCIPSWTLASGLVALGMDWKQAVFTIALANVIVLLPMLATGHAGPKYGIPFPVLARASFGLRGANVPALIRAAVACGWFGIQTWIGGSGIFLLGSKLTGGEWEKAGQIAGNPWPLWLCFLLFWAVQMAVIHRGMDFLRHFENWAAPFVIVGAFVLLVWIAVQADGFGQLLSQPSRLGWGADFWPVFFPSLMGMIGFWATLSLNIPDFTRFGASQRAQTWGQSLGLPTTMTLFAILAVLVTSGSEVVYGEAIWDPVALAARTDNVFGLLFALITVLVATISVNIAANVVSPAYDLANLAPRFINFRTGALITGVVGILIFPWKLISTPEFYIFTWLGVVGGLLGTVAGILIADYWIVRRTVLHLPDLYTPGGRYWYSSGWNLRAVAAFLVGGVLAVGGSYSGVGADGTKTGPFPADGLIPFLKPLADYGWAVGLATSLLLYVALMLPRERAAS, encoded by the coding sequence ATGACCGACACAGTCCCCACGGGGTCGCCCGCCGCCCAGACCGCCGACGCCGACGGCCGGATAGAGATCGCCCCCGAGGCGTATCCCGCCGACAGCCCCTTCGCCAACGAAGACCTGCGTCCCGTCCCGGTCGCCGAGCGCAAGTGGACGACGTACAACTTCGCCGCGCTGTGGATCTCCATGGCGCACTGCATCCCCAGCTGGACCCTGGCCTCCGGCCTGGTCGCACTCGGCATGGACTGGAAGCAGGCGGTCTTCACCATCGCCCTCGCCAACGTCATCGTGCTGCTGCCGATGCTGGCCACCGGCCACGCCGGGCCCAAGTACGGCATTCCCTTCCCGGTGCTCGCCCGCGCCTCCTTCGGACTGCGCGGCGCCAACGTCCCGGCCCTGATCCGCGCGGCCGTCGCCTGCGGCTGGTTCGGCATCCAGACCTGGATCGGCGGCAGCGGCATCTTCCTGCTGGGTTCCAAACTCACCGGCGGTGAGTGGGAGAAAGCCGGCCAGATCGCCGGCAACCCCTGGCCGCTGTGGCTGTGCTTCCTGCTGTTCTGGGCCGTGCAGATGGCCGTCATCCACCGCGGCATGGACTTCCTGCGGCACTTCGAGAACTGGGCCGCGCCCTTCGTGATCGTCGGCGCGTTCGTGCTGCTCGTCTGGATCGCCGTGCAGGCCGACGGATTCGGCCAGCTGCTGTCGCAGCCCTCCCGGCTGGGCTGGGGAGCCGACTTCTGGCCGGTCTTCTTCCCCTCCCTGATGGGCATGATCGGCTTCTGGGCCACCCTGTCGCTGAACATCCCCGACTTCACCCGCTTCGGTGCCAGCCAGCGGGCCCAGACCTGGGGCCAGTCGCTCGGCCTGCCCACCACGATGACCCTCTTCGCGATCCTCGCCGTCCTGGTCACCTCGGGCTCCGAAGTGGTCTACGGCGAGGCGATCTGGGACCCGGTCGCCCTCGCGGCCCGGACGGACAACGTCTTCGGCCTGCTCTTCGCGCTCATCACCGTGCTGGTCGCCACCATCTCGGTGAACATCGCGGCGAACGTCGTCTCGCCGGCGTACGACCTGGCCAACCTGGCCCCCAGGTTCATCAACTTCCGTACGGGCGCGCTGATCACCGGCGTCGTCGGCATCCTGATCTTCCCGTGGAAGCTGATCTCCACGCCCGAGTTCTACATCTTCACCTGGCTCGGTGTGGTCGGCGGCCTGCTCGGCACGGTCGCGGGCATCCTCATCGCCGACTACTGGATCGTCCGCAGGACCGTCCTGCACCTGCCCGACCTCTACACGCCCGGCGGCCGGTACTGGTACTCCTCCGGCTGGAACCTGAGGGCCGTCGCGGCCTTCCTGGTCGGCGGAGTCCTCGCGGTCGGCGGCTCGTACTCGGGGGTGGGGGCGGACGGGACGAAGACGGGTCCGTTCCCGGCCGACGGGCTGATCCCCTTCCTCAAGCCGCTCGCCGACTACGGCTGGGCGGTGGGGCTGGCCACGTCGCTGCTGCTGTACGTGGCCCTGATGCTGCCGAGGGAGCGCGCCGCTTCCTGA
- the hydA gene encoding dihydropyrimidinase translates to MSRTVIRGGLVITASDEIHADVLIEDGRVAALAASGTPAAEAWTAERVIDATGKYVVPGGVDAHTHMELPFGGTFASDTFETGTRAAAWGGTTTIVDFAVQSVGHTLREGLDAWHAKAEGNCAIDYGFHMIVSDVNDETLKEMDLLVEEGVTSFKQFMAYPGVFYSDDGQILRAMQRSAENGGLIMMHAENGIAIDVLVEQALARGETDPRYHGEVRKSLLEAEATHRAIRLAQVAGAPLYVVHVSAMEAVAELARARDEGLDVFGETCPQYLFLSTDNLAEPDFEGAKYVCSTPLRPREHQAALWRGLRTNDLQVVSTDHCPFCFVGQKELGRGDFSKIPNGLPGVENRMDLLHQAVVDGHITRRRWIEIACATPARMFGMYPKKGTIAPGADADVVIYDPHAEQVLSAGTHHMNVDYSAYEGKRVTGRVETVLSRGEPVITEREYTGHAGHGAYTPRSTCQYLS, encoded by the coding sequence ATGAGCCGTACCGTCATCCGTGGTGGACTCGTCATCACCGCGTCCGACGAGATCCACGCCGACGTCCTGATCGAGGACGGCCGTGTCGCCGCCCTCGCAGCCTCCGGCACCCCGGCCGCCGAGGCCTGGACGGCCGAGCGGGTGATCGACGCCACCGGGAAGTACGTCGTCCCGGGCGGTGTCGACGCCCACACCCACATGGAACTGCCCTTCGGCGGCACCTTCGCCTCGGACACCTTCGAGACCGGCACCCGGGCCGCCGCCTGGGGCGGCACGACGACCATCGTCGACTTCGCGGTGCAGAGCGTCGGACACACCCTGCGCGAGGGCCTGGACGCCTGGCACGCCAAGGCCGAGGGCAACTGCGCGATCGACTACGGCTTCCACATGATCGTCTCCGATGTGAACGACGAGACGCTCAAGGAGATGGACCTGCTGGTGGAGGAGGGCGTCACCTCCTTCAAGCAGTTCATGGCGTACCCGGGCGTCTTCTACTCCGACGACGGCCAGATCCTGCGCGCCATGCAGCGCTCCGCCGAGAACGGCGGCCTGATCATGATGCACGCCGAGAACGGCATCGCCATCGACGTGCTGGTGGAGCAGGCACTGGCCCGCGGGGAGACGGACCCCCGCTACCACGGGGAAGTGCGCAAATCGCTGCTGGAGGCCGAGGCCACCCACCGCGCGATCAGGCTGGCGCAGGTCGCCGGGGCGCCGCTGTACGTCGTGCACGTCTCGGCCATGGAGGCGGTCGCCGAGCTGGCCAGGGCGCGTGACGAGGGGCTCGACGTCTTCGGCGAGACCTGCCCGCAGTACCTGTTCCTGTCCACCGACAACCTTGCCGAGCCCGACTTCGAGGGCGCCAAGTACGTCTGCTCCACCCCGCTGCGCCCGCGGGAGCACCAGGCGGCCCTGTGGCGGGGCCTGCGCACGAACGATCTCCAGGTGGTCTCCACCGACCACTGCCCGTTCTGCTTCGTCGGGCAGAAGGAGCTGGGCCGCGGCGACTTCTCCAAGATCCCCAACGGGCTGCCGGGCGTCGAGAACCGCATGGACCTGCTCCACCAGGCGGTCGTCGACGGGCACATCACCCGGCGCCGCTGGATCGAGATCGCCTGCGCCACCCCCGCCCGGATGTTCGGCATGTACCCGAAGAAGGGCACCATCGCCCCCGGCGCCGACGCCGACGTCGTCATCTACGACCCGCACGCCGAGCAGGTGTTGTCCGCCGGGACGCACCACATGAACGTCGACTACTCGGCCTACGAGGGCAAGCGCGTCACCGGCCGGGTCGAGACCGTCCTCTCGCGCGGCGAACCGGTCATCACCGAGCGGGAGTACACCGGGCACGCCGGGCACGGCGCGTACACCCCCCGCTCCACCTGCCAGTACCTCAGCTAG
- a CDS encoding aspartate aminotransferase family protein: MTKDLLGRHRAVLPDWLALYYDEPLEITHGEGRHVWDAEGNRYLDFFGGILTTMTAHALPEVTKAVTEQAGRIIHSSTLYLNRPMVELAERVAQLSGIPDARVFFTTSGTEANDTALLLATTHRRSNTILAMRNSYHGRSFSAVGITGNRGWSPTSLSPLQTLYVHGGVRTRGPYAALSDPEFIDACVADLTDLIGHTRPPAALIAEPVQGVGGFTSPPDGLYAAFREVLDAHGILWIADEVQTGWGRTGDHFWGWQAHASAGPPDIVTFAKGIGNGMSIGGVVARAEIMNCLDANSISTFGGTQITMAAGLANLTYLLEHDLQGNARRVGGLLIERLRAVAAQVPAVREVRGRGLMIGVEIARPGTDEADPAAATAVLEAARAGGLLIGKGGGHDSSALRIAPPLSLTVAEAEEGAAILERALRSIG, translated from the coding sequence GTGACCAAGGACCTGCTGGGCCGACACCGGGCCGTGCTGCCCGACTGGCTCGCCCTCTACTACGACGAGCCGCTGGAGATCACCCACGGCGAGGGCCGCCACGTCTGGGACGCCGAGGGCAACAGGTACCTCGACTTCTTCGGCGGCATCCTGACGACGATGACCGCCCACGCCCTGCCCGAGGTCACCAAGGCGGTCACCGAGCAGGCCGGGCGGATCATCCACTCCTCCACGCTGTACCTCAACCGTCCGATGGTGGAACTCGCCGAGCGGGTGGCCCAGTTGTCCGGCATCCCGGACGCCCGGGTCTTCTTCACCACCTCGGGCACGGAGGCCAACGACACCGCGCTGCTGCTCGCCACGACCCACCGGCGCAGCAACACGATCCTGGCGATGCGCAACAGCTACCACGGCCGCTCCTTCAGCGCCGTGGGCATCACCGGCAACCGCGGCTGGTCGCCGACCTCGCTGTCCCCGCTCCAGACGCTGTACGTCCACGGAGGGGTGCGCACGCGGGGCCCGTACGCCGCGCTCAGCGACCCCGAGTTCATCGACGCCTGCGTGGCGGACCTGACCGACCTGATCGGCCACACCCGCCCGCCGGCCGCGCTGATCGCCGAACCGGTCCAGGGCGTGGGCGGCTTCACCTCGCCGCCGGACGGTCTGTACGCGGCCTTTCGCGAGGTCCTCGACGCACACGGCATCCTGTGGATCGCCGACGAGGTGCAGACCGGCTGGGGCCGCACCGGCGACCACTTCTGGGGCTGGCAGGCGCACGCGAGCGCGGGCCCGCCGGACATCGTCACGTTCGCCAAGGGCATCGGCAACGGGATGTCCATCGGCGGGGTCGTCGCCCGCGCCGAGATCATGAACTGCCTGGACGCCAACAGCATCTCGACCTTCGGCGGCACCCAGATCACCATGGCGGCGGGCCTGGCCAACCTCACGTACCTGCTGGAGCACGACCTCCAGGGCAACGCCCGCCGGGTCGGCGGACTGCTCATCGAGCGGCTGCGCGCCGTCGCCGCGCAGGTGCCCGCCGTCCGGGAGGTGCGGGGGCGCGGACTGATGATCGGCGTCGAGATCGCGCGGCCCGGCACCGACGAGGCGGATCCGGCGGCGGCCACCGCCGTGCTGGAGGCGGCCCGCGCGGGCGGTCTGCTCATCGGAAAGGGAGGCGGCCACGACTCCAGCGCCCTGCGGATCGCCCCGCCGCTGTCCCTGACCGTCGCGGAGGCCGAGGAGGGCGCCGCGATCCTCGAACGCGCTCTGAGGAGCATCGGCTAG
- a CDS encoding PucR family transcriptional regulator, whose product MTTASEPLKHVPAPGSPARRDPAGPAVRPEPPEPGLSVRQVLGLERVLAGEPEVVAGAGQLDRPVRWVHVAEAADVGVMLSGGEMVLTTGVLLAGDATKQAEYIHSLHRAEAAAVVLGLGRAFPAPPDVMRRAAERCGLPLVVLHRPFPFAELTEEVQSRLVRRKFAAVSLSEAVRTALTALITAGAPLQRLLDEVAQHSACPVVVTNLAHRVLATAGERSAVDDVLRDWDRIARQAGGGQGDGWIRAELGGRGEHWGRIVLCGHRGDTATGRLLADRAAEALVLHRMLGGTAAGSWEEQSAQSLLTDLVGGIVPARQLLPRARAAGLPVNRRTFVPLVVRDGDAARLDRVLRLLGMPGLVAELADGATAVLLSLARDQDAEALAARFATRLRTGAGARTTVVAAAGARTAWDDVPAGLREARHVADAVADSPAARDLPAVVRLRDVHLRGLVRLLRDDPHVQSFAERELDGLLRGGEDDLLAVLRTYLATGRNKSRTAQLHHVSRPALYRRLEAIQARLGVDLDDFEQAASVHIALLAHDAQQG is encoded by the coding sequence ATGACCACCGCCTCGGAGCCCTTGAAGCACGTCCCCGCCCCCGGATCCCCCGCACGCCGGGACCCGGCCGGCCCGGCGGTCCGCCCGGAGCCGCCGGAACCGGGCCTGTCGGTCCGTCAGGTGCTCGGTCTGGAACGGGTGCTGGCCGGGGAGCCCGAGGTGGTGGCCGGCGCCGGGCAGCTCGACCGGCCGGTGCGCTGGGTGCACGTCGCCGAGGCCGCCGACGTGGGCGTGATGCTCAGCGGCGGGGAGATGGTGCTCACCACCGGGGTCCTGCTGGCTGGCGACGCGACCAAGCAGGCCGAGTACATCCACTCCCTGCACCGCGCCGAGGCCGCCGCCGTCGTCCTCGGACTGGGCCGCGCCTTCCCCGCCCCGCCCGACGTCATGCGACGGGCGGCCGAGCGGTGCGGGCTGCCGCTGGTCGTCCTGCACCGGCCCTTCCCCTTCGCGGAGCTGACCGAGGAGGTCCAGTCCCGGCTGGTGCGGCGGAAGTTCGCCGCCGTCAGCCTCTCGGAGGCCGTACGGACCGCGCTGACCGCGCTCATCACCGCGGGCGCCCCGCTGCAACGCCTGCTCGACGAGGTCGCCCAGCACAGCGCCTGCCCGGTCGTCGTCACCAACCTCGCCCACCGCGTCCTGGCCACGGCGGGGGAGCGGTCCGCGGTGGACGACGTGCTGCGCGACTGGGACCGCATCGCCCGGCAGGCCGGCGGCGGCCAGGGCGACGGCTGGATCCGCGCCGAACTCGGCGGACGCGGGGAGCACTGGGGCCGGATCGTGCTCTGCGGCCACCGGGGCGACACCGCCACCGGACGGCTCCTCGCCGACCGGGCCGCCGAGGCGCTCGTCCTGCACCGCATGCTCGGCGGCACCGCGGCCGGCTCCTGGGAGGAGCAGTCCGCGCAGAGCCTGCTGACGGACCTGGTCGGCGGCATCGTGCCGGCCCGGCAGCTCCTGCCACGCGCGCGTGCCGCCGGACTGCCCGTCAACCGGCGCACGTTCGTGCCCCTCGTGGTGCGCGACGGCGACGCCGCCCGGCTCGACCGGGTGCTGCGGCTGCTCGGGATGCCGGGGCTGGTCGCCGAGCTGGCCGACGGAGCCACCGCCGTGCTGCTGAGCCTGGCCCGGGACCAGGACGCGGAGGCGCTCGCCGCCCGCTTCGCCACCCGGCTGCGCACCGGGGCGGGTGCCCGGACGACGGTCGTCGCCGCCGCCGGCGCGCGCACCGCCTGGGACGACGTGCCCGCCGGTCTGCGCGAGGCACGGCATGTGGCGGACGCCGTCGCGGACTCCCCGGCCGCACGCGACCTGCCGGCCGTCGTCCGGCTGCGGGACGTGCATCTGCGGGGGCTGGTCCGGCTGCTGCGGGACGACCCGCACGTGCAGTCCTTCGCGGAACGCGAGCTGGACGGGCTGCTGCGCGGCGGCGAGGACGATCTGCTGGCCGTCCTGCGGACCTATCTCGCCACCGGCCGCAACAAGTCCCGCACCGCCCAGCTGCACCACGTCTCCCGGCCGGCGCTCTACCGCCGCCTGGAGGCGATACAGGCCCGTCTGGGAGTCGACCTGGACGATTTCGAGCAGGCCGCCTCGGTGCACATCGCGCTCCTCGCGCACGACGCGCAACAGGGGTGA
- a CDS encoding FdhF/YdeP family oxidoreductase yields MHKAPDEEPEESLTVTPPKKWAAGVPAVVHALEYSLQETSAKNTGVTLLTMNQVGGIDCPGCAWADPSPGHRHRNEYCENGAKHINDEATTRRVTADFFRRHSVSDLGRRSDMWLNQQGRLTEPVVKRPDSDHYEPISWGDALGLLAAELTSLDSPDEAVFYTSGRASNEAAFVLQLFSRAFGTNNLPDCSNMCHESSGFALHQTLGTGKGTVSLHDLHHADLIFLVGQNPATNHPRQLSALEQAKSNGARIVAVNPLPEAGLLRFKNPQKASGVIGHGVQIADRFLHIRPGGDLALFQGLNRLLLEAEDVRPGTVLDHEFIAEHTSGFEEFAEHTRAVEWEDVLAATGLTRTEIERVHEDVLRSERVIVCWAMGITQHRHGVPTIREIVNFLMLRGNLGRAGAGACPVRGHSNVQGDRTMGIWEQMPDSFLDALQGEFGFDPPRAHGLDSVNSIRAMREGRIKVFLALAGNFVRAAPDSTVTEEAMRTCRLTAHISTKLNRSHTVCGRTALILPTLGRTERDFQAGGEQFVTVEDSMSEVHASYGRLQPASKLLLSEVAILCRLARRTLDGRADVPWEEFEADYGAIRDRISRIVPGLHDFNRRVARPGGIRLPNPVNEGVFPTPLGKALFTRNDWEPPHLPEGHLLLQTLRSHDQWNTVPYTPNDRYRGIHGSRRVVLVNPQDVAALGLADGRHVDLVSVWTDGAERRAEDFEVVPYPTTPGSAAAYYPETNVLVPLDSVAEFSNQPTSKGIVVRLEPTGTPAFAG; encoded by the coding sequence ATGCACAAGGCGCCCGACGAAGAACCGGAGGAATCGCTCACCGTCACCCCGCCCAAGAAATGGGCGGCGGGTGTGCCCGCCGTGGTGCACGCGCTGGAGTACTCCCTCCAGGAGACGTCGGCGAAGAACACCGGTGTGACGCTGCTGACCATGAACCAGGTCGGCGGCATCGACTGTCCGGGCTGCGCCTGGGCCGACCCCTCTCCGGGGCACCGGCACCGCAACGAGTACTGCGAGAACGGCGCCAAGCACATCAACGACGAGGCGACGACGCGGCGCGTCACCGCCGACTTCTTCCGCCGGCACTCGGTCTCCGACCTCGGCCGACGGTCCGACATGTGGCTGAACCAGCAGGGACGGCTCACCGAACCGGTGGTCAAGCGACCCGACTCCGACCACTACGAGCCGATCAGCTGGGGCGATGCGCTGGGGCTGCTCGCCGCGGAGCTGACGTCCCTCGACTCACCCGACGAGGCGGTGTTCTACACCTCCGGCAGGGCCAGCAACGAGGCCGCTTTTGTGCTCCAGCTGTTCTCCCGGGCGTTCGGCACCAACAATCTGCCGGACTGCTCCAACATGTGCCACGAGTCCAGCGGATTCGCCCTGCACCAGACCCTGGGCACCGGCAAGGGGACGGTCAGCCTCCACGACCTCCACCACGCCGACCTGATCTTCCTGGTGGGGCAGAACCCGGCGACCAACCATCCGCGCCAGCTGTCCGCACTCGAACAGGCCAAGAGCAACGGCGCCCGCATCGTCGCGGTGAACCCGCTGCCCGAGGCCGGCCTGCTGCGGTTCAAGAACCCGCAGAAGGCGAGCGGGGTGATCGGACACGGCGTCCAGATCGCCGACCGGTTCCTGCACATCCGTCCCGGCGGCGACCTGGCGCTCTTTCAGGGACTCAACCGGCTCCTGCTGGAGGCGGAGGACGTCCGGCCCGGCACCGTACTGGACCACGAGTTCATCGCCGAGCACACCAGCGGCTTCGAGGAGTTCGCCGAGCACACCCGGGCCGTCGAGTGGGAGGACGTGCTCGCCGCGACCGGGCTGACCCGCACGGAGATCGAGCGGGTCCACGAGGACGTCCTGCGCAGCGAGCGGGTCATCGTCTGCTGGGCCATGGGCATCACCCAGCACCGGCACGGCGTGCCCACCATCCGAGAGATCGTGAACTTCCTGATGCTGCGCGGCAACCTCGGCCGGGCCGGCGCCGGCGCCTGCCCGGTGCGCGGGCACAGCAACGTGCAGGGCGACCGCACCATGGGCATCTGGGAACAGATGCCGGACTCGTTCCTCGACGCGCTCCAGGGCGAGTTCGGCTTCGACCCGCCACGCGCCCACGGGCTGGACTCGGTGAACTCGATCAGGGCGATGCGCGAGGGCCGCATCAAGGTCTTCCTCGCCCTCGCCGGCAACTTCGTCCGGGCGGCCCCGGACAGCACGGTCACCGAGGAGGCCATGCGCACGTGCCGCCTGACCGCTCACATCTCCACCAAACTCAACAGGTCGCACACGGTGTGCGGCCGGACGGCGCTGATCCTGCCGACGCTCGGGCGCACCGAACGCGACTTCCAGGCCGGCGGCGAGCAGTTCGTCACCGTGGAGGACTCGATGAGCGAGGTGCACGCCTCGTACGGGCGGCTGCAGCCGGCCTCCAAGCTCCTGCTCAGCGAGGTCGCCATCCTGTGCCGGCTGGCCCGGCGCACCCTCGACGGCAGGGCGGACGTCCCGTGGGAGGAGTTCGAGGCCGACTACGGTGCGATCCGCGACCGGATCTCCCGCATCGTGCCCGGACTGCACGACTTCAACCGGCGGGTGGCGCGCCCCGGCGGCATCCGGCTGCCGAACCCGGTCAACGAGGGCGTGTTCCCCACCCCGCTCGGCAAGGCGCTGTTCACCCGCAACGACTGGGAGCCGCCGCACCTGCCCGAGGGGCACCTGCTGCTCCAGACCCTGCGCTCCCACGACCAGTGGAACACCGTCCCGTACACGCCCAACGACCGGTACCGGGGCATCCACGGCAGCCGCCGCGTCGTCCTCGTCAACCCGCAGGACGTGGCCGCCCTCGGCCTCGCGGACGGCCGGCACGTCGACCTGGTCAGTGTGTGGACGGACGGCGCGGAGCGCCGCGCCGAGGACTTCGAGGTGGTGCCGTACCCCACCACCCCTGGTTCCGCCGCCGCGTACTACCCGGAGACCAACGTGCTGGTGCCGCTGGACAGCGTCGCCGAGTTCAGCAACCAGCCGACGTCGAAGGGCATCGTGGTCCGTCTGGAGCCCACGGGCACGCCGGCCTTCGCGGGCTGA